The Desulfonatronum lacustre DSM 10312 region CACGCCGTGGCCAACGGCGTCTACGTGGCCGTGGTCAACCGCGTCGGGCACGAAATCCCGCCCGGCGGTGGACCGGGCATCGAGTTCTGGGGCAACTCCTTCGTCGCCGGTCCCATGGGCGAGCTGCTCTGCCGGGCCTCGACGGACAAGGAGGAAATCCTGCTGGCCGAAATCGACCCCGCCCGCCTGGAAACCGTCCGCCAACACTGGCCCTTTTTCCGCGACCGCCGCATCGACGCCTACGGCGGGATCGCGAGCCGCTATTTGGGGGATGAGGCATGACCGTCCGATATCGCCTGCCCGCCGAGTGGGAGCCCCATGCGGCTACCTGGCTGGCCTGGCCGCACAATGCCCGGGACTGGCCGGGCAAATTCGCGCCCATTCGATGGGTGTACGCGGAAATCGTTCGCCATCTGGCCCTGTCCGAGCCGGTGCGGATTCTGGTCCGCTCCCCGGAGCAGGAGCGGGAAGTCCGCAATTTGCTGGAACGCTCCCATGCGGACCTGGGCCAGGTGACGTTTTTCCCCATACCCACGAACCGCGTCTGGACCCGTGACTATTGTCCGGCTTTTGTTCATGTCCACGACGGCCAGAACAAACGGACGCACGCCGTGCGTTTCGGCTTCAACGGCTGGGCCAAGTATCCGGACCATGAACTGGATGCCGCAGTGCCGGAACACATCGCCCGGGCCTTGGACATCCCCCTGACTCCGCTCCGCCACGGCGACCGGACGGTGGTCCTGGAGGGCGGAGCCATCGACGGCAACGGGCGGGGCTCGCTGCTGACCACCGAGGAATGCCTGTTGGACCAGCAAACCCAGGTCCGTAATCTCGGCCTGAGCCGCGAAGACCTGGAAGCGACCCTGCTTGAGTATCTGGGCGTGACCAACGTGATCTGGCTGGGGGACGGGATTGCCGGGGACGACACCCACGGCCACGTGGACGATCTGTGCCGGTTCGTGAATCCGACCACCGTGGTCCTGGTCCAGGAGGACGACCCCAAGGACGCCAACTACCGTGCCCTGCGGGAAAACCGCGAACGCCTGGAGTCGGCCCGGCTGGAAGACGGCTCCCGGCCCGAGGTCGTGGCCCTGCCCATGCCCGCGCCCCTGTACTTCGAGAACACCCGCCTCCCGGCCAGTTACGCCAATTTCTACATCAGCAACACCACGGTCATCGTGCCCACGTTCAACGACCCGCAGGACCGGATCGCTCTGGGCATCCTGGCCGACCTGTTCCCGGACCGGAAAGTGGTGGGCGTCCATGCCGTGGATCTGGTCTGGGGCTTCGGGACACTGCATTGCCTGACCCACGAACAAGCCGCGGAGTAACCTCCGGGCGAGATCATCCCGCCGTGGTCACCGGCAATCCGACGGGCGCCGTTCCTTCCGCCGTTTACCGGGCGGACCGGAGCCTGATCGTCCAGGAATTGGGCATCAGGCCCTATGACCAAGCCCTGGACATCCAGGCCGAGGCCGTGCGGGACGTGGCGATCGGAGGAGCGGAGCGGCTCTTGGTGCTGGAGCATTCGCCGGTAATCACCCTGGGTCGCAACAGCGGCGCGGAACACCTGCTCGTTTCCCCGAAAATTCTGGCCCAGCGCGGCATCCAACTCGTCCACGCGGCCCGCGGAGGCAGTGTGACCTGCCACTTCCCCGGCCAACTCGTGATCTACCCCATCCTGCGCCTGAACCAGCGCCCCGGAGGACTGCGCCGTCTCGTCTTCGACCTGGAGGAAGCCGTGATCCGGACCCTGACGCCCTACGGCCTGCCCGCCGTCCGCCAGTCCGGCCGCCCCGGAGTCTGGATCCGGGACCGCAAAATCGCCTCCATCGGCCTGGCCCTCAAACACTGGGTCACGTTCCACGGCCTGGCCCTGAACGTGACCCGGAACACCAGCCTGTTCGACCTGATCACCCCCTGCGGCCTGTCCGGGGTCCGGGTCACCTCGGTCCATGGCGAGTTGGGACGCGAGAAACCGAAGATGGCCGAGGTGAAGGAAGCCCTGGTCGCCGCTTTGCGGGAAAAGCTTGCATAGACGTGGAGAATGGGGGATGTTTGACGAAGGTTGTTGAGCAGGAAGGGGCTGTGAGGGAATTGTCATGGTGATGGGTACAAAATCAAAGGAAGGTGCGGCATGACGACGGTCACTGTCACGGATCATGATTTTTCCAACAATTTTTCGATGTTTCTTGAAGACGTTCAGAAAGGAAAAGAGATTGTGATTTCCGTCTCAGGGAAGCCAATGGCTCGACTGGTTCCGTTTGCCAGTGACGAGAATACGATCCGCTTTGGTGTGTTGCGCGGCAAGGTTCGTATCGCCGAAGATTTTGACGCCCCCTTGCCGGACGAGGTTCTCGACGCATTCGAAGGTCGAGTATGCGGCTCTTGATCGATACCCAGATATTCATCTGGACGGTAATTGGAAGTGGGTTCTTGTGCGATCAGGCGCGTCGGACCATGCTTGAAGCGGAAAGAGTTTGCGTGTCTGCGGCATCAATCTGGGAAATCGCGATCAAAACGAAAATCGGCAAGTTAGAGGGCAACCCTCATGATTTTTGCAAGGCCATCCGGCAAAGTGGATTTCAAGAGCTTTTCGTAACCGCTCGCCATGCTGCAACCGTGCATGACTTGCCACTTTATCACCGGGATCCGTTTGACCGTATTCTTGTCGCACAAGCGATTTGTGAAGAATTGTGGTTGCTGACTGCCGATAAATTGCTGAAACAGTATTCAACGCGGATTATAACCGTTCCCGGATAGATTATAACGCAGCCAAATTGATACCATTGCATCGAGGTGAACCATGTCGCGAATGATGAGCGTTCAGGTCCAGACCGGGCAGCTCCGGTCTTCCCCGTCCTTTTTGGCCGGGATTGTCGGGGAGGTGGCGTATGCCCGGCAGGTTCAGGTGTTGGAAGAGCGGGCCGGATGGGCGCGGGTGGCTGTTTCCGGTACGTCGCTGTCCGGCTGGATGCACGGCTCGGCCTTGAGCAGCAAGCGGATCGTGCTCCAGGCCGGGGCCGAGGACGTGGAGCGGGCGGCCACCACCGGCGAGATCGCCCTGGCCGGGAAAGGATTCAATGAGGAGGTGGAACGGGAGTTCCGTTCCCGGAATCCGAACCTGGATTTTCGCAGGATCGATCAAATGCAGGCTTCAAGCCCGACCATGGCCCAGATCCGGCGATTCGCCCAGGAAGGGCAATTGCGCTTGGCCTAGAGGAGGTTCTGTTTATGAATTCTTGGTCCAGACGAGATTTTTTGGCGTGGTCGGGCAAGGCGGGATTGGCCGGGGCGTGCGCCGGGCCATTGCTGGCAGGGTTGCTGTCCGGGTGCAAGACTGCGGAAATTGCCGCGGATCTGGGGCGCGCGGCGGGGGTGTTGGACGAGCAGCAGGCTCAGTCCGTGGCCCGGGTGGGCACGGCCATCGGCCGGAGCTTCGAGGACATCACCCCGGAGCAGGAATACTACATCGGCCGGACCGTGGGGGCCACGATCCTGGAATCCTACAAGCCCTACGCCGACCAAGGGGCCAACGCCTACGTCAATCTGGTGGGCACCCTGGTCAGTCTGTCCTCGGACATGCCGGAGACCTTCGGCGGCTATCATTTCCTGATCCTGGACTCCGACGAGATCAACGCTTTTGCCGCGCCGGGCGGGCTGATCTTCATCACCCGGGGCATGCTGCGCGGCTGCGCCACCGAGGACGCGGTGGCCGCGGTCCTGGCCCATGAGGTCGGCCATATTCAGTACCGCCACGGCATTCAGTCCATTCAGCGGGCCCGCCTGACGTCGGCCTTTACCATCCTGGCCGCCGAAGGGGCGCGAACCCTGGGCGGCGCGGACCTGGCCCAGCTGACGGATATTTTCGAGGAATCCGTGTCGGACGTGGTGAACACCCTGGCGGTCAACGGCTACTCCCGATCCGCCGAGCGCGAAGCGGACCGGGCCGCGGCGGTGATTCTCGACCGCGCCGGATACGACAGCGCGGCCCTGGTGAGCATGCTGGAGGTCATGGACACGAGGCTGACTCCCGGCGGTCCGGACTTCGCCCGCACCCATCCCTCGCCCGCAAGCCGGATCCGGGACATCCGTCCGTCTCTGCCCGCGGCTCGGGCCTCGGACCCGGCCCTGCGGCAGCAGCGCTTTCTGGCCGCTCTGCATCGGATTTAGCTGTCCCCTCATGGCCTTCCCAGCCGCCAAGGTTCTCCGTCAGGCCGCGATCACCGGCCTGGCCGCCGCGTTTCTGGCGCTTCTGCCCTGGAGCCTGGGGTTTTGGGAGCAATGGGAGGCCAAGACCTGGGACATGCGCGTGGCCTGGCTGGCCGCTCCGGGGTCGGCCACGGAGGACATCGCCCTGATCCTCCTGGATCAGCAGAGCCTGGATTGGGGGCACGAGCAAGGCGGTCTGGGCTGGCCCTGGCCCCGGGAGGTCTACACGGCGGTGGTGGATTTTTGCCGCCGGGGCGGGGCGGCCTCACTGACCTTCGACGTACTCTTCCTGGAGCCCTCGGCCTACGGGGTTGAGGACGACGCCGTGCTGGCCGAATCTCTGGCCTCCTTCGGCCCCACGACCCTGGCCCTGTTTCTGAGCCGTGCCGCCACCGGCGGCCTGCCCGCCTGGCCCGAAGGACTGCCCGAACCCGGCTGGGCCGTGGTCGGCCTGGATGAGTGGTCCGGCGCGGCCCCCCATCTTCAACCCACCCGGATCAGCCCGCCGCGCCCCGAACTGGCCGCGGCGGCGCGCACCCTGGGCAACGTGCAGGTTCAGCCGGACCTGGACGGCGTGTTCCGTCGGATGCGGCCCCTGGATATCTTCGACGGCCGGGCCGTCCCTTCCCTGGGCCTGGCCGCGTTCCTCGCCGCCACTGACACAGCTTCTGGCACAGCCACTGACATAGCTTCTGACACAGCTCCTGACGCCGTCATTGATGCCACTTTGGGTTCGGACCACTCACCCCCTGCCGCGAAGCTGGACCGTCGCGGTCTGACCCTGTCCGACCGATTCGTGCTCCTGGACGCCGACGGCGCGGCCATTTTGCGCTTTCGCGGACCTTCGGGCACCCATGCTGCCTTCAGCGCGGCGGCCGTGATCCAGTCCGAGCTGCGACTGCTGGAGGGCCTGCCCGGCGTGGTCGCTCCGGACGAACTGCGGGACAAGCACGTGTTTTTCGGCTTTTCCGCGCCCGGGCTGTTCGACCTGCGACCCACGCCGGTCAGCGGGGTCTATCCCGGGGTGGAGATCCAGGCCACGTTTCTGGACAATCTGTTGTCCGGGGATTTTTTGCGCGACCTGCCCGGCCCGGTCACGGTGGGCCTGGTCCTCGGCCTCTGCCTGCTCGCCGGTCTGGCCCTGGCCGTCTGGCGCTCGCCGCTGGCCGGAGCGCTGGCATACCTGGCGCTGCTCGCCGTGCCCGCGGTCCTGGCCTGGATTGCGTACCTGAACGGCTGGTGGGCGCCATTGGTGGTGACCGAGGTCGGCGTGGGCATGGCCGGGGTTTTGGGCCTGCTTTTCAATTACGCCACCGAAGGCCGACAGCGGCGGTTTATCAAGAACGCCTTTCAACAGTATCTCAGCCCTCAGGTCATCGAACAACTCATCGCCGATCCGAGCAAGCTCAAGCTGGGCGGAGAGCGCAAGGTGCTGAGCATTTTCTTTTCCGACCTGCAAGGCTTCACCACAATTTCCGAAAACCTGGACCCCGAGGCCCTGACCGCCCTGCTCAACGACTACCTCACGGCCATGACCGAGATCATCCATGAGGAGGGCGGCACGGTGGACAAGTTCGAGGGCGACGCGATCATCGCCTTCTGGAACGCGCCTCTTGACGTGCCGGACCATGCCTGGCGCGCGGTCCGGGCCGCCTTGCGCTGTCAGGCCCGGCTGGCCGAACTGCGGCCGGGGTTTCGGGAGCGCACCGGCCATGATCTGTACATGCGCATCGGCATCAACACCGGCGCCGCCGTGGTGGGCAACATGGGTTCCCATTCCCGCTTCGACTACTCCATGCTCGGCGACGCCGTGAACCTGGCCGCCCGCCTGGAGGGCGTGAACAAGCAGTTCGGCACCTTCTCCATGATTTCAGAGGCCACCCGCCTGGCGGCTTTGGAACAGTCCGGCGACGCGACGCCCATGCGCGAACTGGGCCGGGTGGCCGTGGTCGGTCGGGCGGAACCAGTGACCGTGTACGAGCCCCTGGATGAAGACTTCGTCCGTGCCAACGCCTCGATGCTGGAGCGCTTCGATGCCGGTCTGCGGGCTTTTTACAGGGCCGACTTCATCGAGGCCGCGCGAATCTTCGCCGACCTGGCCGAGGTCGATCCCGCCGCGGCCGGATACCTGGAAATCTGCCGCGACCATCCTCCGGTCGCGGCTGAGGATTGGGACGGGGTGCGCCGAATGCGGACGAAATGACGGGTTGGTTCAGAGCCTGTAGGCGATTTGAAAAGTGAACCGCCCGCTTCGCTCAGGACGCCAAGGTCGCAAAGAAGAGGTTTTTGAAAGCAGCTTTTTCCCTGCTTTCAAAAATGTTTTTCTTGGCGACCCCCGTGCCTTGAGCGAAGCGGGCGGTTGATTCGGACGAGACTATTTCGACGTCACGGTCACCAGGGAAGGCTCGTAGCCTTCAGGCGGAACGAGGCCCAGCAGGGTGCAGAGGGTCGCGGCGACGTTGGCCAGGCCGGGGTCCGGGACCTGGGAGAGGCGAATGGCGTTGCGGCCGCAAAAATCCTTGACGATGAACGGTACCGGGCTCAAGGTGTGGGCGACCATGGGGGAGCGGTTACCGCTTTTTTCGGTCCACATGCAGTCCGCGTTGCCGTGGTCCGCGGTGACCACGGCGATCCCGCCGGCCTGGGCCACCGCGTCCAGGATCCGCTCCAGGCAGGTATCCACGGTGGCCACGGCGATCCGGATCGCCGGCTCCACCCCGGTGTGGCCGACCATGTCGCCGTTGGCCAGATTCAGGCGAATGAAGCGGTGCCTGCCCTGGGCAATGACCTCCACGACCCGGTCCGTGATCTCGGCGGCCTTCATCCAGGGCCGCAGGTCAAAGGCGATCCTGTCCGAGGGGATCTCCTCGTAGGATTCGAGATTTTTATTGATGTATCCGGACTTGTTGCCGTTCCAGAAGTAGGTCACGTGGCCGAATTTCTGGGTTTCCGAAATGGCGAAGGACGTGATCCCGGTGGCGCAGAGGTGCTCGCTGACGGTTCCGATGATGGTCGGCGGTTCCACGAGGAAGTTCTTGGGGATCAAGGCGTCCCCGTCGTACTGCATCATCCCGGCGTAAAACACGTTCGGACGGCGGACCCGGTCGAACTCAGCAAAGTCCGCCTCTTCGAATGCCCGGGAAATCTCGATGGCCCGGTCCCCGCGGAAGTTGAAGAAGACCACGGCGTCGCCGTCCTCGATGGTTCCCACCGGCCCGTCGGAATCCACGATCACGAAGCTGTCCATGTATTGGTCGGTCATCTTCGGGTCTTCCTTGTAATAGGCTGAAATGGCCTCCGAAGCCGACCCAAATGCCCGTCCCCGGCCCAGGACATGGGCCTGCCAGCCCTTTTCCACCACCTGCCAGTTGGCGTTGTAGCGGTCCATGGTCGTGACCATTCTGCCCCCGCCCGAGGCGATCCGGTAGTCCCTTCCCTCCGTTGACAGCCCGGCCAGGCGGGCTTCCAGGGGTTCGATATAGCGCAGCGCGCTCTTCTGATCCACGTCCCGGCCGTCCAGCAGGGCATGCACCCGGACCCGGCGCACTCCGGCCCTGACGCAGCCGTCCAGCAGGGCGTGGAGTTGGTCGATATGGCTGTGCACGTTGCCGTCGGAAACCATGCCGATGAAATGCACCGTTCCTCCGTCCAAGCCAGCCCGGATCACACGCCGCCACGCCTCGCCCTCAAAGACCCGGCCCGAGACGATGGCCTCGTTGACCAGTCGGGCACCCTGGGGAAATATCTGCCCCGCGCCCAGGGCGTTGTGCCCTACCTCGGAATTGCCCATATCCTCGTCCGAAGGCAGCCCCACCGCGGTTCCATGCGCTTTGAGCCGGACCATCAGCGGTTCGCCCAGCAGCGCATCCAAAACCGGCGTGTAGGAAACGAAGACGCCGTCGCTGGCGTCCCGAGGGCCAAGGCCGACTCCATCCATGATCACGAGGACCACGGGGCCGGAACAGTGTTGAACTCCGGGAAGGGGAGCGAGAGGTGTCTTGATCATGGTTATGTTCCTTTGCTTGAAGTTTTGTATCTACTCAGCACATTTTATATCCGCCCTTGCACCGGCAATCGGTGTCGGGGTTGGTATCGGAATCGGAATCGGAACAGGAAGAACTTAGAACGCATCCCAGCGTTTTCGATCCCGATACCGACCCCGATTCCGATTCCGACAACGGCATTACTCTATGCTGAATAGTTACGAAGTTTTTTCGAGAAGACCGCGAATTGCGGTTTCACGTTCCAGGAAGAGCGTATCAGCGGAACTGGCCGGATGCAAAACAGGGAGGGCTGGCCCGTGCGGGTCATCTCCCGCGCCAGATATTCCAGTAATACCGAAGTCTCGGTTTCCAGAGCGCCCCCAGGGGGCCGCGCTCGTCGTGCAGTCCGTCGCCCTGGAGCCGGTAGAGCGGGCCGCCGCCGGGGTTGCGCCAGCCGTGGTTCAGGGCCGCGCCGATGCGCATCCGGTAGGGGTAGTGGCGGGCCGTGAGGCGGTCGATCCGGCGGTTCACCAGGCCCGAGGGGTAGACATAGGTGTTCGGGAATCGGCCCAGATGGTCGGCGATAATTTGTCCGGCGCTACGGATTTCCCGGTCCAGGTCCACGCCCGGGCCGGTCAGATCCTGGTGCCCGGCGGAGTGGCAAGCTGCCAGGGCCGTTCCGCTGTCCTGCATTTCCCGCAGCTCCCTCCACGTGCAGAAACAGGCCGTGTTCCCTTTGCGTCCGGCTTGGGAAGAGACGCGCAGGCGGTCGTGTATCGGGGCGGTGGTTTCCTCCCGGATCACGTCCGTGGACACGCCGACCACCGCCCTCAGCCCCAACTCCCGCAACAGCGGATAGGCGAAATGAAAGAAGCCGACGTGGGCGTCGTCAAAGGTCAGGCAGACGTTCAGCTTGCCCGGCTGGAGCGGCTCCCCCGGAAGGACAACGGGGTGGTTGGCCCGCACGTATTCGAGATGAGCGCGGAGCAGGTCCGGGTCGTTGGCGTACTTGCCGCCGCCGGGGACCACGTCATGGTACATCAGGACGGCGAGCACGCTGGTTGGCCTCGTACAGCTTGAGATACTTGTAAAACGCGGTGTGGCCGTTGTAGGCCGAGATGAGCAGGCCTTCGTAGCCTTGGAGAAACCCGCGCTGGAGCAGGTAGGACTTGAAAAAGGCGAAACCGCCGCGAAGCGCGGCCTTCAGGGGGCTGGAGGATTTTTTTCCGGCATGCTGGGCCGCGAACTGGTCGGTGTAGCGCTGCATCTTGGTCAGGAAGTCCGCGACGCGGGCGTAGGAGTAGTGCCGGACCGGATGATTGAGACGGATCTCGCGCAGGCTGGCGGTGATCACGCCTTCATGTACTGCCGCGTCCGTGAACCGGGTCCGCCGGCGATGGAACAGCCGGACGTGGCGGTCCGGATGCCAGCCGCAGGTGGTGATGCGCTTGCCGTTGAAGTAGTTTTCCATGGAAAAGGAGTAGACGCAGCCCGGGTCCAGGGCTTGAGACGTGATCTCGGCGAAGAGTTCCGGGGTGACGATCTCGTCGCTGTCGATGGACAGAATCCAGTCGTGGGCGGCCAGTTCCGAGGCCCGGTTGTGCAGGGGGCCGAAGCCCGTGAAGGGCTCCTGGAAAACGCGGACATTGGCGAAGGTCGCGGCGATGTCCAGGGTGGCGTCGGTGGAGCCGTTGTCCAGGACGACTACGTCCGGAAAGCCGGAAACGGCCCGCAGGCATTCGGCGAGCAGGCGCTGGGCGTCCCTGGTCAGGATGGTGACGCTGATGGGCGGGGCGAGGGGAGTGGTCATGACAACTTGGCTGGGGGTGACCGGTGAGGGCGAGGGCTGAAAAACGTCCTTCCAACGCTGGACGCGGCGCGCTGCATCCGGCAAAAAACTCCCTTGCCCAAGCAAGCCGTGAAGTCAACTCCAACCCGACCACAAACATGCAGCACACCAACTCTTCCGCTTCCCTGCCGACACACCTTCGCGACCTGAAGGGCGTTCTTGTGGATCGTTCCGTTTTGGATGCGCCCATGACCAGGCGGGTGTTGGGGCGGCTGGCTCATCTGCCCGTGGAGGTCCGCGACCATGATGAAGGGGCGGCAGGTTCGCTTCGGATCGGGCGGCACGGGAGAGGCGCCGGGCACGACGCGGACGAAGCCGAGGCCGGACAGGGTGTGGTGTACCTGAAGCACTACAAAGGCCGATTCCTGCGCTCCTGCCCGGGCACGCGGCACTACCATTGCTGCGGCTACCGGATCGTGCACATTGGCGAGAACTGCCCCTTGTCCTGCTCCTATTGCATTCTTCAGGCCTACTTTCAGGACCGGGTGCTGAAGGTCTGGGCCAATCAGGCGGATTTGTTCGCCGAGCTGGAGTCGGCCTTTAGGGAGCGAACCGGGCGGCGTTGGCGACTGGGTACCGGGGAATTCACCGACTCTCTGACCCTGGAACCGCTGACCGGCTACAGCCGCGATCTGGTCGGGTTCCTGGGCGCATATCCGCAAGCCTGTCTGGAGCTGAAATCCAAGGTCGTGGATCTGAGCTGGATGGACCGGGTGGCCAGGCCGGACCGGGTCCTTCCGGCCTGGTCCATGAACGCGCCGGAGATTCAGGCCGACCAGGAGGGCGGCAGCGCGTCCCTGGAGGATCGCCTGCGCGCCGCCCGGACCTGCGCCCAGGCAGGCTTCCGCGTTTGCCTGCACTTCGACCCGGTGATCCCCTTTCCTGGTTGGGAGCGCGGCTACGCGCGAACCGTAGAGATGATCGCGGACCATCTCCGACCCGAAGACGTGGCCTACATCAGCCTGGGATCGCTGCGCTTCATGCCGGAACTCAAGCAGCGCATCGAGCAAAACCACCCCCAGGCCCGCTACATCTACGCCGAATTCATAACCGGTCTGGACGGCAAGCAACGCCTGCTCCGCCCCCTGCGGGTCCGCCAACTGCGCCATGTGGCCGAGGCGCTGCGCCGCGCCGGATTCCAGGGCCTGTATCTATGCATGGAGTCCGACGAGGTCTGGAACGCGGTGTTTGGAACCGCGCCGAAGGAACTGGGCGGGCTGGGTCGGTATTTGATGCAACGGGCGTTCGGAGAGTGAGAGAAACGCGACGAAAGCGCTCTTTTGATCCCCATGCCTCACGAATCACGACGCCTCGAACAGCTCCCGTCGGCCCTCGCACATGCAACGCAACGTGTTATCCAGAACCGTCATTTTCCGCTTTCCATTCGCTCACATTGCGCTTCCGCGTGTCAAAGTTGATCCCCAGCAGGATGATCTGTTTACCCAGGCCTCGATAAGCCTGGGCGTACCCCTTGTCCTTGATCTGGGCCAGGGCCGCGTCCGCGCTCTGGTTGCACTTGAATTCGATGATGTAGATCCGCCGCCCCACATGCACCACCAGGTCGATCCGTCCGTCGCAGGTCAGCACC contains the following coding sequences:
- a CDS encoding agmatine deiminase family protein, which codes for MTVRYRLPAEWEPHAATWLAWPHNARDWPGKFAPIRWVYAEIVRHLALSEPVRILVRSPEQEREVRNLLERSHADLGQVTFFPIPTNRVWTRDYCPAFVHVHDGQNKRTHAVRFGFNGWAKYPDHELDAAVPEHIARALDIPLTPLRHGDRTVVLEGGAIDGNGRGSLLTTEECLLDQQTQVRNLGLSREDLEATLLEYLGVTNVIWLGDGIAGDDTHGHVDDLCRFVNPTTVVLVQEDDPKDANYRALRENRERLESARLEDGSRPEVVALPMPAPLYFENTRLPASYANFYISNTTVIVPTFNDPQDRIALGILADLFPDRKVVGVHAVDLVWGFGTLHCLTHEQAAE
- the lipB gene encoding lipoyl(octanoyl) transferase LipB, which encodes MPDPRTSRGVTSGRDHPAVVTGNPTGAVPSAVYRADRSLIVQELGIRPYDQALDIQAEAVRDVAIGGAERLLVLEHSPVITLGRNSGAEHLLVSPKILAQRGIQLVHAARGGSVTCHFPGQLVIYPILRLNQRPGGLRRLVFDLEEAVIRTLTPYGLPAVRQSGRPGVWIRDRKIASIGLALKHWVTFHGLALNVTRNTSLFDLITPCGLSGVRVTSVHGELGREKPKMAEVKEALVAALREKLA
- a CDS encoding type II toxin-antitoxin system Phd/YefM family antitoxin translates to MTTVTVTDHDFSNNFSMFLEDVQKGKEIVISVSGKPMARLVPFASDENTIRFGVLRGKVRIAEDFDAPLPDEVLDAFEGRVCGS
- a CDS encoding type II toxin-antitoxin system VapC family toxin — encoded protein: MRLLIDTQIFIWTVIGSGFLCDQARRTMLEAERVCVSAASIWEIAIKTKIGKLEGNPHDFCKAIRQSGFQELFVTARHAATVHDLPLYHRDPFDRILVAQAICEELWLLTADKLLKQYSTRIITVPG
- a CDS encoding SH3 domain-containing protein; this translates as MSRMMSVQVQTGQLRSSPSFLAGIVGEVAYARQVQVLEERAGWARVAVSGTSLSGWMHGSALSSKRIVLQAGAEDVERAATTGEIALAGKGFNEEVEREFRSRNPNLDFRRIDQMQASSPTMAQIRRFAQEGQLRLA
- a CDS encoding M48 family metalloprotease; this translates as MNSWSRRDFLAWSGKAGLAGACAGPLLAGLLSGCKTAEIAADLGRAAGVLDEQQAQSVARVGTAIGRSFEDITPEQEYYIGRTVGATILESYKPYADQGANAYVNLVGTLVSLSSDMPETFGGYHFLILDSDEINAFAAPGGLIFITRGMLRGCATEDAVAAVLAHEVGHIQYRHGIQSIQRARLTSAFTILAAEGARTLGGADLAQLTDIFEESVSDVVNTLAVNGYSRSAEREADRAAAVILDRAGYDSAALVSMLEVMDTRLTPGGPDFARTHPSPASRIRDIRPSLPAARASDPALRQQRFLAALHRI
- a CDS encoding CHASE2 domain-containing protein codes for the protein MAFPAAKVLRQAAITGLAAAFLALLPWSLGFWEQWEAKTWDMRVAWLAAPGSATEDIALILLDQQSLDWGHEQGGLGWPWPREVYTAVVDFCRRGGAASLTFDVLFLEPSAYGVEDDAVLAESLASFGPTTLALFLSRAATGGLPAWPEGLPEPGWAVVGLDEWSGAAPHLQPTRISPPRPELAAAARTLGNVQVQPDLDGVFRRMRPLDIFDGRAVPSLGLAAFLAATDTASGTATDIASDTAPDAVIDATLGSDHSPPAAKLDRRGLTLSDRFVLLDADGAAILRFRGPSGTHAAFSAAAVIQSELRLLEGLPGVVAPDELRDKHVFFGFSAPGLFDLRPTPVSGVYPGVEIQATFLDNLLSGDFLRDLPGPVTVGLVLGLCLLAGLALAVWRSPLAGALAYLALLAVPAVLAWIAYLNGWWAPLVVTEVGVGMAGVLGLLFNYATEGRQRRFIKNAFQQYLSPQVIEQLIADPSKLKLGGERKVLSIFFSDLQGFTTISENLDPEALTALLNDYLTAMTEIIHEEGGTVDKFEGDAIIAFWNAPLDVPDHAWRAVRAALRCQARLAELRPGFRERTGHDLYMRIGINTGAAVVGNMGSHSRFDYSMLGDAVNLAARLEGVNKQFGTFSMISEATRLAALEQSGDATPMRELGRVAVVGRAEPVTVYEPLDEDFVRANASMLERFDAGLRAFYRADFIEAARIFADLAEVDPAAAGYLEICRDHPPVAAEDWDGVRRMRTK
- the gpmI gene encoding 2,3-bisphosphoglycerate-independent phosphoglycerate mutase; this encodes MIKTPLAPLPGVQHCSGPVVLVIMDGVGLGPRDASDGVFVSYTPVLDALLGEPLMVRLKAHGTAVGLPSDEDMGNSEVGHNALGAGQIFPQGARLVNEAIVSGRVFEGEAWRRVIRAGLDGGTVHFIGMVSDGNVHSHIDQLHALLDGCVRAGVRRVRVHALLDGRDVDQKSALRYIEPLEARLAGLSTEGRDYRIASGGGRMVTTMDRYNANWQVVEKGWQAHVLGRGRAFGSASEAISAYYKEDPKMTDQYMDSFVIVDSDGPVGTIEDGDAVVFFNFRGDRAIEISRAFEEADFAEFDRVRRPNVFYAGMMQYDGDALIPKNFLVEPPTIIGTVSEHLCATGITSFAISETQKFGHVTYFWNGNKSGYINKNLESYEEIPSDRIAFDLRPWMKAAEITDRVVEVIAQGRHRFIRLNLANGDMVGHTGVEPAIRIAVATVDTCLERILDAVAQAGGIAVVTADHGNADCMWTEKSGNRSPMVAHTLSPVPFIVKDFCGRNAIRLSQVPDPGLANVAATLCTLLGLVPPEGYEPSLVTVTSK
- a CDS encoding polysaccharide deacetylase family protein; translated protein: MLAVLMYHDVVPGGGKYANDPDLLRAHLEYVRANHPVVLPGEPLQPGKLNVCLTFDDAHVGFFHFAYPLLRELGLRAVVGVSTDVIREETTAPIHDRLRVSSQAGRKGNTACFCTWRELREMQDSGTALAACHSAGHQDLTGPGVDLDREIRSAGQIIADHLGRFPNTYVYPSGLVNRRIDRLTARHYPYRMRIGAALNHGWRNPGGGPLYRLQGDGLHDERGPLGALWKPRLRYYWNIWRGR
- a CDS encoding glycosyltransferase family 2 protein is translated as MTTPLAPPISVTILTRDAQRLLAECLRAVSGFPDVVVLDNGSTDATLDIAATFANVRVFQEPFTGFGPLHNRASELAAHDWILSIDSDEIVTPELFAEITSQALDPGCVYSFSMENYFNGKRITTCGWHPDRHVRLFHRRRTRFTDAAVHEGVITASLREIRLNHPVRHYSYARVADFLTKMQRYTDQFAAQHAGKKSSSPLKAALRGGFAFFKSYLLQRGFLQGYEGLLISAYNGHTAFYKYLKLYEANQRARRPDVP
- a CDS encoding SPL family radical SAM protein; its protein translation is MQHTNSSASLPTHLRDLKGVLVDRSVLDAPMTRRVLGRLAHLPVEVRDHDEGAAGSLRIGRHGRGAGHDADEAEAGQGVVYLKHYKGRFLRSCPGTRHYHCCGYRIVHIGENCPLSCSYCILQAYFQDRVLKVWANQADLFAELESAFRERTGRRWRLGTGEFTDSLTLEPLTGYSRDLVGFLGAYPQACLELKSKVVDLSWMDRVARPDRVLPAWSMNAPEIQADQEGGSASLEDRLRAARTCAQAGFRVCLHFDPVIPFPGWERGYARTVEMIADHLRPEDVAYISLGSLRFMPELKQRIEQNHPQARYIYAEFITGLDGKQRLLRPLRVRQLRHVAEALRRAGFQGLYLCMESDEVWNAVFGTAPKELGGLGRYLMQRAFGE